In Miscanthus floridulus cultivar M001 chromosome 8, ASM1932011v1, whole genome shotgun sequence, the sequence CTATATTTCCATTTTTTTGTTGTTGCTCTATATTTCCTTTGAGGTTGTTGGCCTTCAAGAAAACTAATTTTCTTGACGGTTAGGAATATTTGTTTGAGGGTTGTTAGCCCTCGAGAAAACTAATTTACTTGAGGGTTGTAATATTTTCTTGTCTCTCTTTGGCAAATTAAGTATAGTCCAAGTTTTTTTTTGTGGCTAGCCTCCAAGGAAATCATCCTTAGTGCTAAAACCGCCAAGGAAACTAATTTGTCTTGCCTTCTATCATTTACGTGAGTTTGCCAACGATCATTTCTTTGACGGTTCAGGCTCTTTTCTTGGCAGTTTTGGGTACTCAAGGTGATTCAGGAtgctccgttcggcttaccttataatctgcACTATTCAGCTCgtttttttagccgaaacagtgtttttctctcacaacaattcagccagaacagtgtttttcaaccaattcagccaagtttcagcaagccaaacGGAGCCATTATAGTGTCTTTTATAACCTTGGCAGTTTTGGGCACTCAAGGTGATTCAGGATTATTGTAGTGTCTTTTATAAAAGGAAAAGTTTCAATCATATTTTGTATGTTAAGGTTTCTGCAACAAGTCTTGTAGATTCAGAAATGAATTGGATAATTCCACAGCAGAATTAAAATACAGGAGTACAGGACCCATCACCCCGTAGAGGGGCGGAATCAGAAATGGACTTGGCCCAAGCTAAACCAATATGTGTTTCTACATTTTCCAAGTGTCTTTCAATATTTCCCAAGGGTCCAGTGGCATTCATTGAGCATGATAGAGCAACAATATAAAGTTTCTCATATTCATGAAAATAAGAGTGTGATATAGTTCCTAATTGTAATGTGTAAACCTGATAAAATGAGATAGAATCGATTTCTTCGTACAACTGATTTTCTAGCAGAACTTCAATCCAACCAAATAAAATGATTTTCTAGAAGAGTTGTATTACAAGGAGAACGATTTTCTTGAAGTGTCTTTAGTTCTAGAAAAATAGTGCCTTTTTTTCTGGTACAAAACGAGTTGAAGACTTTTTTCAATACACGGAGCAGGCCTGAATATAGGTCGCCGTTTCAAGTTGAACGGGCTGCCGGCCTACCGCTGACAGGTTCGCCAAATCCAAACGCACCGATCCAGACCAGCGCACCGGCCCGCCGACGAAGACCATGGCGACCAAGGACCCCgcggccaccggcggcgagcccgCCATCGGGATCCCCTACCACCCGGCGCCGGAGGCCCAGGGGCACTACTACTACTACGCGCCGCCGCCGAACCCCTACGCGGCGGGGATGTCGCCGCCCAACGCGATCTACGCCGGCGCGCCCAAGGGGGTGGCGCTCCAGCAGACCATGTTCCGCGACACGCCCGCGCCCTTCCACTGCCAGGCCTGCGGTGAGGCCGCCGTCTCCTCCGTCCGGTAAGCCCGTGTCCCTCCTCCCACCCATCCTTGTCGTCGCTCCCCCAGCACCTATGTGGTTGGTCGCATCTTATTGTTCGGGGTTCGTAGGAGAAGAGTTCAAGCCTGGAACATCGAAATGCTTTGGCCATGGAATATGGATAGGTCAAGATGAGACGTTGGTTACTTATTAATTTGGAAATCTAATTTGTCCAATCAGGACAAGCTTTAGTGCTGCTCACTTTGGTGTGCTGTaggttc encodes:
- the LOC136477416 gene encoding GSH-induced LITAF domain protein, producing the protein MATKDPAATGGEPAIGIPYHPAPEAQGHYYYYAPPPNPYAAGMSPPNAIYAGAPKGVALQQTMFRDTPAPFHCQACGEAAVSSVRSKPSLASVVACMMPFMLGVCFLCPSMDCLWHKYHYCPSCGEKVGEFRKSDPCLVVDAARWSEPSFAVPA